The following is a genomic window from Peromyscus maniculatus bairdii isolate BWxNUB_F1_BW_parent chromosome 22, HU_Pman_BW_mat_3.1, whole genome shotgun sequence.
GGTGCTGGGCACTGTCCCCATGTCCCACAGCCTGTCTGAGTTGGTGGTGGCGGATGATGGACTCCCCCAGCAGCACAGCTGGACTTGATTCCATGACGGGTCAGCGCTGGCGCGGTGACCCTCACCAGGGCCGTGACGGGTCAGTCCTGGCTCAGCCAAGCCAGGCGGCAGAATGCCTTGTGCCCTCCACGTGTGCCCAGCCTCGGGAGCTAGCGCAGGGCCCACACCTGTAGATGTgtggcctgcctcagcctcctgtggccCTGAGCCAGGCAGGCTGATAAACCCAGGCGTGTTGGGGCAGCTGGCCATAGCTCCTGGTCACCCCTGAAGCACTGTCCACCAGGCTTCCCACCCCAGCACTCCAGTGGGACCAGGCTGGGACCCTCGGTCCCTCTCCTTGACCCCGGGCAGGTGTGCTCCCACTGATGTGGCCACTGAGGGTCTGTGGCGAGGCGATGAGCTTTGGGGTCCCCTTCTTGGGCTTCTCCTGCTCAGGGCTCCAGGCTGTCTCACGGCCATACAGAGTCCGGAGATGCCGAGCTGTCCACAGCTGTTGTTGGTCCTAAGAAAACCAGGGCAGGAGCCTGTGGCCCAGGGTCGGGGGCTGTGAAAGGGCCGTGTTCACCGTGGCCACTCCACAGCAGCTTCCGTGGTCACAGGAGCGATCCCCGAGGCCGTACTCAGCACCTTCTTCCCTGAGTCCACGAACCCCAGCACATCCTGTGGGGTTCATCCTGGTCCTTGGTGACCACACTGCTCCAGTATGGGAGTGAGGGGGTCTGTTGTCCTGGGGCTGGGGGATACCCCACCTGTCCCCTCCATGTCCCATTGCAGATTGGGGCCAAGTCTCTTAGGCATTGGTGGTGCCATCCTTCTGATGCACTGGAGACCCAGCAAAGTGCGAGCTGTCATCCGGGTTAGTGAGCCTTGGCCTTGAAGCTGTGAGGGTGTGGCACACAGAGGTGGCCTACTCCAGATGCCTGACTCCAGTGTGcttccttcccatcctctccCATCAGCAGCCTGGCCGGACGGGACAGGTGCCAGGTTACCCACAAGCCACTCAGCCCAGGGCTCCTAAAACACAAGTTGCACTCAGGCCATTCACAGCAGGATATAGTCCCCTAATACCCTCAGGTGACATCTTAACCCCTGGATGTCAGGGTACCAGTGACTAGGCCCTGATCATTCTGTCCCCGCCATCTGTCCCTGGTTAAGTGATGTGCTGTACAGCCATCGTGGCACCAAACTAAAGTACCACCAGCGACACGTCCCATCGGCCCCTCTTCTTCATGTCCCTGTCAGGAACTGTCTCCAGCCCTCATCCCAGAGGCTACCACCTGGGAGGTCCTCAGGCCCCTCTGCTGCTGGGTCCCTCTTTGGTAGCGGTGTGATCTGTTATCCGCACCTCCCCAGACCTGCGCTGGCCTGCAGGACCCACAGCTTGGGACAGCCACTTCTGAGAGCCCAGCTCCCCTCCGAGACCTATTCCAAAaggctcctgcttccttccttctctcctcttttcctttctttcttttctttatttccttcttccttccttccttcttccttcctgtcttctttcttccttccctttatttttttaagacagaatattatgagcccaggctagcccttgTACACCTCCCCCacatcctgaatgctgggatggcaggctgCAGCTCTACATTACCTCAGGattgtctttttctgttttgttttgttttgttttgttttgttttgttttgttttgttttgttttgttttgttttgttttcaagacagggtttctctgtagctttggagcctgtcctggaactcactctgtagaccaggctggccttgaactcacagaattcctgtctctgcctcttgaatgctgggattaaaggcgtgtgccaccactgcccggctcaggaATCTCTTTTAGTGCAGTGGCCCAGTGTTGGGCACTTTTGGAAGGTTGAACTTGCCCAAGCTTTGGGGATACTGAGTCCCCAGCCAGCTGTGATCTCCTCGCCACAGACCATAGtctcctgcttctgtctgcttCCACTTGCTTCTAAATGGTGCTTTCTTTCCCCAGAGGATGGCAGAGGCAAGCCCCGGCCAACCAAGGCCCGGAGCAAGAAGAAGACCCCCAGCCCCCTGTCACCCCTGTTGCCGCCTGCCCCACCAACCCTGTCACCCACCGAGGAGGGCCTGAGGCCACCACCCCCACCCAAGTCTCCGGTTCCAACCATGGGCCCCATGGCCGCAGAGGGGGGTCCTCCACCAGCACCCCTCAATGTGGTGCCTCCTGGGGCACCGGGTGAGGAGGCAGAGGTGCGGCCGAGGCCCATCATCCCCATGCTGTATGTGCTTCCCCGCACCAACACCACCGATGGGGACCGGGAGCGCACTGCCCACCCTCAGCTGGCACCCATGGAGCTGGGACTGGAAGACGAAGGCCAGGCCCAAGCCGGCAGTGCGCAGGTGGGTGATTCATGGCCACCAGGTGCATTTGTGGCTCTGCCCACAGCTGTGTGTAGCATCTGGATGCCAGGGTAGCAACTGGagtcagtgtgtgtgttgtggatgaCACTGGATGTGAGTGCAATGTGCACACTGTGGGTAACAGATGTAGatgagtgtgcgtgtgcacgcTGTGGGTGACAGGAGTGGACGTGAGTGCAATGTGCACACTGTGGGTGACAGATGTGGACGTGAGTGCTCGTGCGCACGCTGTGGGTGACAGATGTGGACATGAGTGCGCGTGCGCACGCTATGGGTGACAGATGTGGACGTGAGTGCGCGTGTGCACGCTGTGGGTGACGGGTGGACGTGAGTGCGCGTGTGCACACTGTGGGTGACAGGAGTGGATGTGAGTGCGCGTGTGCACACTGTGGGTGACAGGAGTGGATGTGAGTGCGCGTGTGCACACTGTGGGTGACAGGAGTGGACGTGAGTGCGCGTGTGCACACTGTGGGTGACAGGAGTGGACGTGAGTGCGCATGTGCACGCTGTGGGTGACAGGGTCCAGCATTCATAGCACTGTGTCTTTCAGGCCCCGTCCTCCTTCTCTAAGCTGAAGGTGGAAATCAAAAAGAGCCGTCGTCACCCCCTGGGTCGGCCACCCACACGGTCCCCACTGTCTGTGGTCAAGCAGGAGGCTTCCAGTGATGAAGGTGAGCAGGGCCCCGGCCCCCATGCTGCTTTCCTGCACTGGCGTGGGGCCCAGGCCAGCCCTCCACAGGTGCCGTGTCCACCCATCCGGTCCCTTGGGTCGGGTCCTCCAACACTGTGGCACCCTCGTCACCAGGCTGCGGGAAACTCACCACAGAATTCTCTGCTCCTTCACATCTGCAGAGACCACTGCCCACCTCCCATGCCTTTAACCACCCCAGTTTTTTGCTGCCTGCAGGGCGTCCACCACACCCCACCATCCCACCAGTACTTGATGTGACTAGTGAGGGCCCAGATCACAAGACCCATTGATAGTTCCACTCCCCGGCCAAGCAATGGGCTGCAGCGTGCAGCGTCTCAGtgggaagatggagggagccagGGTCTGTGACAGGTGGCCGAGGCCTGGTGCTAGCACCTGTGCAGAGGGCGCAGCATGCAGGCAGTGGTGACAGAGGACGCAGCGTGCAGGCAGTGGTGACAGAGGACGCAGTGTGCAGGCAGTGGTGACAGAGGACGCAGCGTGCAGGCAGTGGTGACAGAGGACGCAGCGTGCAGGCTGTGGTGACAGAGGATGCAGCGTGCAGGCAGTGGTGATGGCACAGCGTGCAGGCAGTGGTGACAGAGGATGCAGCGTGCAGGCAGTGGTGACAGAGGACCCAGCGTGCAGGCTGTGGTGACAGAGGACGCAGCGTGCAGGCAGTGGTGACAGAGGACGCAGTGTGCAGGCCGTGGTGACAGAGGACCCAGCGTGCAGGCAGTGGTGACAGAGGGCGCAGCGTGCAGGCAGTGGTGACGGCGCAGCGTGCAGGCAGTGGTGACAGAGGACCCAGCGTGCAGACAGTGGTGACAGGGTGCAGCGTGCAGACAGTGGTGACAGAGGACGCAGTGTGTTGGGGCCATGGTAATGGTCTGTGGCAGAGCCCCTCAGTTCTGCACAGGAGCTTCACCAGCGCTCGCAGAACCAGGCATCTAGGGTTTGTCCCCTGGGCGGCACAGATGCCAGCTTAGGGTGTGGCTGCGGATGGATGGTGGGGGCTGGTGACTGCAGGCGGCAGCCCCACGGGGCCTCCCCACTGCTGGTTGAGCCCTGGGTACAGAGTCTGCTGGCTGCAGGGCAGGTGGAGCAGGCCTGTGTGCAGGCGGTGGGTTTCAGCCCCTCCTTAGCTGTTAGCAGAGTCtgagagctggctgctcttccacgcCGTGCCTTACTGTGCTCACAGGGTGGCTCTGGAATCACCCAGGACCCCAAAACCTCACCACAGGAGTGACAGGCTCTTGCCTCCCCCCTGAGCTCTCCCCAGAAGGCGTTCTGGGGAGTCCTGGGCTGCAGGGTTCCCCCAGCTCCTTACCCTGAGTGTCTCGTGGCAGCCGGCAGGGCCCAAACAcagcacagccctggctgtgtgaGGCTTCCCCAGGCTGAGCAGGCTGGGTACTAGGCAGGGGTCCCAGACTTCGAGGAGTTCCTAGGGCTGGAGGTGTAAGGTGATGAGAATGGAGTGAGTTCTGCctgtccctccctctgtcctctcgCCCATCTGGGGCCAGGCTGCTGCACAGGTGGGCCAGGCTGCTGCACAGGGGGGCCAGGCTGCTGCACAGGGGGGCCAGGCTGCTGCACAGGGGGGCCATGCTGCTGCACAGGGGGGCCAGGCTGCTGACAGCTGGGCCAGGCTGCTGCACAGGGGGGCCATGCTGCTGCACAGGGGGGCCAGGCTGCTGCACAGGGGGGCCAGGCTGCTGCACAGGGGGGCCAGGCTGCTGCACAGGGGGGCCATGCTGCTGCACAGGTGGGCCAGGCTGTTGCACAGGTGGCCAGGCTTCAGCAGCCTTGTGGCTGAGGCTCCCAGGCAGGTGGGcagcactgtgcccagcttcACAGACAGGAGCCTGTGTCTGAGGGTGGCATGTTTGGTCCAGGCCTTAGGTTCAGCTCTGAGGAGAACCATGGAGGGAAACCAGCCCCTCCCTCCAAGCTAGGAATGCAGCCCACCAAGTACCAGCCAGGGCCGTGCAGACGAGGGACGGGGCCGCAGTGGGGTGGGGCCGCAGTGGGGTGGTGCCGCAGTGGGGTGGTGCCGCAGTGGGGTGGGGCCGCAGTGGGGTGGGGCCGCAGTGGGGTGGGGCCGCAGTGGGGTGGGGCCGCAGTGGGGTGGGGCCGCAGTGGGGTGGGGCCGCAGTGGGGTGGGGCCGCAGTGGGGTGGTGCCGCCGCCGCGGGGTGCTGCCGCCCTGGGGCCTTGTTTTCCGACTCAAGCCCCCCATCCATCACAGAAGGCTTCCTGTTCTCAGGAGAGGACGATGTGAGTGACCCCGAGGCCTTGAAGTCCCTGCTGTCGCTGCAGTGGAAGAACAAGGCGGCCAGTTTCCAAGCTGAGAGGAAGTTCAATGCGGCAGCCGCCCTCCACGAGCCCTACTGCGCCGTCTGTACGCTCTTCTACCCCTACAGCCAGGTGAGCTGGGCCTCCCCATGCTGATGCTGTGGCTGCCGTCTCGTCTGTCCCACTCAGTCCCATTGCAGCCCTAGCCTCAGGGGAGAGCAGCTGTGAACAGCCCAGACTCTGAGGCTAGGTGAGGGGGAGCTGCAGCAGGCTCCTGTGGCCCTGAGCTGGTTATGGGACTCACTGTGACCTCCTGATGGCCGTACCTCTGCAGTCAGTACAGACAGAGCGGGAGATCCCGGCCACTCCGGGGGACAGCACTGTCCAGCCACCCTCGAAAAGTGGCCAGAGGACACGACCACTGATCCCTGAGATGTGCTTCACTTCGAGTGGGGAGAACACGGAGCCACTGCCTGCCAATTCCTATGTCGGCGAGGATGGCACCAGCCCACTCATTTCCTGTGCCCACTGCTGCCTGCAGGTCCACGCCAGTGAGTGTTGCACAGCAACTGGGCGTGAGGGGCTCTGGGGACAGGAGGGCACTGTGCAGGGTTCTGGACCAGGAGGCTACGCTATACAGGTGTGGGGGGCTGCAGGTGTGGGGGCTGCAGGTGTGGGGGACTGCGGGTGTGGGGGGCTGCGGGTGTGGGGGGCTGCGGGTGTGGGGGGCTGCGGGTGTGGGGGGCTGCGGGTGTGGGGGGCTGCGGGTGTGGGGGGCTGCGGGTGTGGGGACCTGCAGGTGTGGGGGGCTGCAGGTGTGGGGGGCTGCAGGTGGGGGGCTGCAGGTGTGGGGGGCTGCGGGTGTGGGGGGCTGCGGGTGTGGGGGGCTGCGGGTGTGGGGAGCTGCGGGTGTGGGGGGCTGCGGGTGTGGGGGGCTGCAGGTGTGGGGCTGCAGGTGTGGGGGGCTGCAGGTGTGGGGGGCTGCAGGTGGGGGGCTGCAGGTGGGGGGGGCTGCAGGTGTGGGGGGCTGCAGGTGTGGAGGGCTGCAGGTGGGGGGCTGCAGGTGTGGAGGGCTGCGGGTGTGGGGGGCTGCAGGTGTGGGGAGCTGCAGGTGTGGGGAGCTGCGGGTGTGAGGGGCTGCAGGTATGTGGGGGGCTGCGGGTGTGGGGAGCTGCAGGTGTGGAGGGCTGCAGGTGTGGAGGGCTGCAGGTGTGGGGGGCTGCAGGTGTGGGGGGTGACAGATTTGGTCTGATCCAAGCACTCCGCTGTCTTCCAGGTTGCTACGGTGTCCGGCCTGAGCTGGCCAAGGAGGGCTGGACATGCTCCCGGTGTGCGGCCCATGCCTGGACTGCGGTAACTCACCTGTGCTGGGTGGCATCTAAAGCCTGGGAGGTCCTAGGCGTCCATTGGCCAGTGGTCTTGATCTTAGCTGTGCTGAGGCTGGGGCTTGACACTCACTATCCCAAGGGTGTCCCTTGGGTGGGGTGGCGCACAGTGGAGGTGGCCGCACTTCACCCTGTTGCTCTGTCCCCCAGGAATGCTGTCTGTGCAACCTCCGCGGGGGAGCGCTGCAGACGACCACGGAGCACAGGTgtgtgccctgccctgcccctcacacacacacaccccaccccccgtCTCCCTGCCCAGCttctctggaggctggagagaggcaaGGTACCCACCGTGAGGGAGCAGTGTCCTGAATGCCCACAAGCCtcacctgccccacccccacccccacccccagcctggctGGCCCTCGGAACTGTCAGCAGTGCACTTGTGACCCTGCCCTGACCTCTCAGGTGGATTCACGTGATCTGCGCCATTGCAGTCCCCGAGGTACGGTTCCTGAACGTGATTGAGCGCAACCCTGTGGACGtcagtgccatccctgagcagcGGTGGAAACTGGTAGGTCCCCGAGGCTGCGGCCACCAACCGTAGTCCTGAGGTGGACTAAGAGACCCCAGGAAGACAGCCCCAGCCCAGGGCTGCCATTTCTCCAGACCGAAGCCCTGCAGCAGGCCGGGGAGCTCTGAGTGTGCAGGGCACCGGCCCCAGGTGCAGCCCCGCAGCCCTGGTACAGGTGTCCCAGCTCGCTCCAGACACTGTTAGTGCCTGAGCTCAGCATGCTCGTGCTGCATGGGAGCCATCCCTCCAGAGCATGCAGCCGCTGCAGCCTTCCCACCGCCCAGCCTGCCCCTCCGTGGTGCCTGCTTTCTCCGACTTGGGGAAGAGGAGCCTTGTCTGTGCTGGACTCCTAACCCCCCAGAGTGACATCCCCAGCTTCATCTTCCTCCACTGTGTCACAGACACAGCagtgtgccctgtgtgtgtgcacacgtgtgcagaCACCTGTGCAGCCAGAGGACAAGCACAGGTGTGAGTCCTTGCCCTCCGTCCTGCTTGAGGTGGGGTCTGTCCGTGTGGACGGACGCCCAGCTCCCTGGCCACTCAGCTCCCACAGGTCCCCAGCTCCGCCTCCCGTCACCCCAGGAGTCCGGCTTGGCCTGGTTCTGGTGGTTCAAACCCGTGGCCTTAGAGCTGACGAGTGTTTTcccgctgagccagctctccagctccccccccccttccttcctgtacATGGCTGAGCGGCCAGGCTCACCTGCCCGCCCCTGCATCTTAGAGGCCGTGATGCTGATGCTGGTGCCACAGTCAGAAGCAGATACATTCTTGTCTCTGCATGCACGCCACAAGCACACTGGGTTGTCACACGGTTGTGAAACTGAGGAACCCTTCCGGGGTCCCCATCCCCGCCCTCGGCATGCAGCCCTCCTCCACCGTCGGGGCACAGGGACACGGTGCATCCTGAGCCTCTGTACAGCCCCTCTCCACCGTCTCAGGGTCCCCTCGTGACCGCACACAGGCACCTGCTTGGATCCAGCTCCTTTGAGAACTGTTGGCCCCTGCTTGACCCATTTCCAGCCGGGTCACCGAGCATCTGAGGAACGCACTCCATGTTGTACACGCTGAGGCTCCTGGGAGTATTGCCTCTTCTGGCTCGTTAATGAACACACACCCCTGTAACAGGGTTGTGAGGGCGTCAGAGGTCCACGTGTGCTTGCCCACGTACAGTGCACCTCTAGAGTGGACTGCCAAGGCCATCTGGAGAGCATCGGTGTCCCCAGGCCTGTCTTGTGGCAACCCCCTGCCCCAGCGTCCTCTCGTGCCCCTGGGTGTGGGCTGAGTGGGGCCGGGACGCAGGTGGCCACCTGAGGCCTGTGCTGCAGCGAGTGGGCGCCTAACCTGTGTCCGAGGCCTGGGGCAGGGGGCTTCCTGCATCTGGAAGTCAGGGGATGAGgggatggagatggctcagctcggACCCTGGGGTAGCCTCTGCTCGGGGCACTTAGCACCACACCAGTGCGGAGGCCAGGCCCTCAGTTAGGGGCGTGGACAGCGTCCTGTACGTGTTCTGCTGCCCGCACACTGGGTGGACGGCTGCCGCGGAGCCCTGTAGGGACTGGGCTGCCTCACAGCCAGAGCCGGGGCTCCCCGTGGCCGGTGACAGGGTCACAAGTCCAGGGGCCTGGCACCATGTTCCAGCCCAAGTGCAGGCCACCTGAGCGGGCCCAGTGGATGGCCTCAGAGCCTTTCCGAAGCAGGGGCTGACAGCTGGGCGCCTTTTAATGAGAGCATTATGGCTCAGGTGGATGGCATGCTGACTACAAATCCATCATGTGGCCTCGGCATCCTGGGTCCTGACAATTTAAAACGCCGATGACCCGcactaggacacacacacacaaacacccagctCTGGGCTGCAGGGAGGAGGCCTGAGATGAGGTGATTTGGGTTCAGATACCATCAAGCCCCAGGCCTGGCCTGTGGTTGTCCCCGACTCCCACCTGAACTGGAAGGTTCCCCCCTGTCCTTGCTGGTAACCCTGCACCCCATCCTCTGCAGAAGTGTGTGTACTGCCGCAAGCGCATGAAGAAGGTGTCCGGCGCCTGCATCCAGTGCTCCTACGAGCACTGCTCCACGTCCTTCCACGTGACCTGCGCACATGCAGCTGGTGTCCTCATGGAGCCCGACGACTGGCCCTATGTAGTGTCCATCACCTGCCTCAAGCACAGAGCAGGTGGCCCTGGGGTGAGTGCTGAGGCCAGAGTCCCGGCTACGTGAGGGGCCCCGCCCATGTGGGCTAGCCCTGCCCACCTGGCCTCGCCCACTTAGGAAAAACCCCGCCCACACAtgccattcccccctcccccccagggtCAGCTCCTGCGCGCTGTGTCCCTGGGCCAGGTCGTCATCACCAAGAACAGGAACGGGCTGTACTACCGCTGTCGCGTCATTGGCAGTACCGCGCAGACCTTCTACGAGGTCAACTTCGATGACGGCTCCTACAGCGACAACCTGTATCCAGAGAGCATCACGGTGAGGGGCGGGGCGCGGCGGGGCAGGGCGGGCATCCCCGGCCTGTCCACCGGGACCTCACCATGTGCTTCCTGCAGAGCAGAGACTGCTTGCGGCTGGGGCCGCCTCCTGAGGGCGAGCTGGTGGAGCTGCGGTGGACAGACGGCAACCTGTATAGAGCCAGGTTCATCTCCGCGGCCACCAGCCTCATCTACCAGGTGAGCAGCCTCACAGCGGCCCTCCGGCGACACTCACTCCTCCAGCCTACCCCATGTCAGTGCTCACACAGGCTACCTGTGCCGTGGAGGCCAGGGCTGGGGACGCCCCGCACCGGGGTGGGGCTTGGGGAGCTACCCCCAGAGCAGCCTGGGGTGGAGCTGGCAGCCTGAACTGTGCAGCAACTCCTGGTCTCAGAGCAGCAACAGGAAGCGCAGAGCCACCTGGGCAGACAGGACGGGAGGGACGGGTCCAGCCCAGCCATCCCTTCCCTGCAGACAAGGCAGCTTGGGGACACACACAGCACGCTGTGTGGCCAAGCAAGATGCTGGCACAAAGCGGGAGGCCAGCCGGGTTACCCCACCCTGGAGCCCAACAGCCAGGGGATGGGTGTATTCACTTGTCCATCACACTCCTCTCAAGATAGTTCCAGAAGCCTGTGTGAGCCCAAGGAGACAGCCTGGACTGAGGGCGGTAGCTGTTCAGAATGTTGGGGGCGTGGTCACACAGCCTGCCCTTTGGAGTGTCACAGATGGGTGGCAGTGGGCACCTTCCAGAACTCCCCTCCTCCTGGGGAACCTGACTCTCAGTGTACGGGACTGTCAGAGCCACACTGTGCAGTCCAGCTGCTTCCCAGCAGGCCTCCTGTCCAGGCTCACCCCTGCTCACCCCTGCTCCAGTGTCCCCTCAAAGGCACCGGAGGAGCCTTGGCCTCCACCACTTGACTTCACCCAGccaggaggccaggctggacGTAGGCCTCTGGTCACTTGGGCTCCTCACTGCTGTCACCAGGGAAGATGGCCTGATGCTGGAGCACCCATGGTGTCCACCTCCCAGCCCAGCAGCCTGACCCATCCCTTGGGCATCACTTCTGGAGGAGGGGTCTGTTTGGGGTGGTACGCCAAGCTGCACTCTGAGTTGAGGAAAGCAGGTCCTGAGGACCCTGGGGACCCCCTGAGCCCCCCGTCCAGGACCTGTGCCCTGCCCTCTGCACAGTCAGACCTGGCATCTGGTCCTGGAGGCCACAGCGCTGCTGCCAAGGCGCGTCTCACCCATGTCAGCCATCTGCCACCCAGGGCCTGCTCAGGACCTTGGCAGCCCCGGGCTTGGCCAGCTGTCCACAGCTCTGTGACCCCAGGGTGCCTGAGTCTTTGCCACCTCTGGGCTCTTGGTGGGTATGGGGCCAGCACCCTGGGGCCCTCCCCATGCTGAGACCCCATGTTGCTGCTGCAGGTGGAGTTTGAGGACGGGTCTCAGCTGACGGTGAAGCGTGGGGACATCTTCACCCTAGAAGAGGAGCTGCCCAAGAGGGTGCGGTCCCGGCTGGTAAGTGTCCTGGGCACCTCCCTCTGGGGCGTGGAAGATGCTGTCCCAGACAGGCTGCCCCCTCCTCCTTCGCCATAAGTGATGCCCCGGCACTGACCACAGGCATCAGGGCTCACGACTCTGGACTCGGCTCAGCCAGGGGACAGGTGTCTACTTTGCAGAGTCTGCAGATCTCGGGACAAGTGGGGGCCACACCTTGGGTGTGAGTCAGGGTGCAGTGGCAAGCGTGGTCCTGAGGGGCTTTGCCAGGGCGACAGCCTGACCCATCTCATCTCTgtggttgttttcttgttttttggtttgtttttttttttttttaatagctcttTGGGGactctccacccagctcccaaataaatacacggagacttattctttcttacgaatgcctggcctttgcttgg
Proteins encoded in this region:
- the Kdm4b gene encoding lysine-specific demethylase 4B isoform X4 → MGSEDHSAQNPSCKIMTFRPTMDEFRDFNRYVAYIESQGAHRAGLAKIIPPKEWKPRQTYDDIDDVVIPAPIQQVVTGQSGLFTQYNIQKKAMTVGEYRRLANSEKYCTPRHQDFDDLERKYWKNLTFVSPIYGADISGSLYDDDVAQWNIGNLRTILDMVERECGTIIEGVNTPYLYFGMWKTTFAWHTEDMDLYSINYLHFGEPKSWYAIPPEHGKRLERLAIGFFPGSSQGCDAFLRHKMTLISPIILKKYGIPFSRITQEAGEFMITFPYGYHAGFNHGFNCAESTNFATLRWIDYGKVATQCTCRKDMVKISMDVFVRILQPERYEQWKQGRDLTVLDHTRPTALSSPELSSWSASRASLKAKLLRRSHRRRSQPKKCKPEDSKSPGEAAAGVAGLDEAGGCSREEATPEDEDEDEEMLPSQSHEAGPCMEEDGRGKPRPTKARSKKKTPSPLSPLLPPAPPTLSPTEEGLRPPPPPKSPVPTMGPMAAEGGPPPAPLNVVPPGAPGEEAEVRPRPIIPMLYVLPRTNTTDGDRERTAHPQLAPMELGLEDEGQAQAGSAQAPSSFSKLKVEIKKSRRHPLGRPPTRSPLSVVKQEASSDEGEDDVSDPEALKSLLSLQWKNKAASFQAERKFNAAAALHEPYCAVCTLFYPYSQSVQTEREIPATPGDSTVQPPSKSGQRTRPLIPEMCFTSSGENTEPLPANSYVGEDGTSPLISCAHCCLQVHASCYGVRPELAKEGWTCSRCAAHAWTAECCLCNLRGGALQTTTEHRWIHVICAIAVPEVRFLNVIERNPVDVSAIPEQRWKLKCVYCRKRMKKVSGACIQCSYEHCSTSFHVTCAHAAGVLMEPDDWPYVVSITCLKHRAGGPGGQLLRAVSLGQVVITKNRNGLYYRCRVIGSTAQTFYEVNFDDGSYSDNLYPESITSRDCLRLGPPPEGELVELRWTDGNLYRARFISAATSLIYQVEFEDGSQLTVKRGDIFTLEEELPKRVRSRLSLSTGTPQEPSFSGEDVKAAKRPRVATMLATTTEDTGHSPEYLAFVESLLQAQGRPGAPF